In a single window of the Blastopirellula retiformator genome:
- a CDS encoding type II toxin-antitoxin system RelE/ParE family toxin — translation MLEVRLTSAARHDLGTIWSYVADKSVSAAERLLEGAGRRFELLARNPELGEIRKTVNGLESRWFSFQQYAIYDQATDDGLIVLRVLHGARDQEATLIIDD, via the coding sequence ATGTTAGAAGTTCGTCTCACTTCTGCAGCGCGTCACGATTTGGGGACGATCTGGTCCTACGTCGCAGATAAGAGCGTCTCTGCCGCAGAGCGGCTACTCGAAGGGGCGGGACGGCGATTTGAATTGCTAGCGAGAAACCCAGAACTCGGAGAGATCCGTAAAACTGTAAATGGGCTCGAAAGCCGCTGGTTTTCTTTCCAGCAATACGCCATCTATGATCAAGCAACAGATGACGGGTTGATTGTCCTTCGCGTCCTCCATGGCGCCCGAGACCAAGAGGCGACTTTGATCATCGACGACTAG
- a CDS encoding prolipoprotein diacylglyceryl transferase has protein sequence MVFEHIEKLKREYTDKYVVVDHDRPELKRFAAMTGIVRTINMSGRALVEFDGLNNTGWYDINVDFLKVVNPPKPKPVAEKKPAAKKPAPPKSGASAADILAAARGQKGDAPAKPAPKKTAASTSTADILAAARAKKGESPAAKGDEPAAKPTSTADILAAARAKKSTDPPANKMGASDKPAAGPMSTADILAAARAKKSDAAPAEKPASDAMSTADILAAARAKKGESGEAPKAPPAEKPAAGPMSTADILAAARGKKTAESEPAAKPSAPAAMSTADILAAARAKKSEPETPPPAAEPPPAKSEQPGQGSLPTTTDEILAWCRQHDAS, from the coding sequence ATGGTTTTTGAACACATCGAAAAGCTCAAACGGGAATACACCGACAAGTATGTCGTGGTGGACCACGATCGCCCCGAGCTAAAACGATTCGCCGCCATGACCGGCATCGTGCGTACGATCAATATGAGCGGCCGAGCCCTGGTCGAATTTGACGGGCTCAACAACACCGGCTGGTACGACATCAACGTCGACTTTCTGAAAGTGGTCAACCCGCCGAAGCCGAAACCAGTCGCCGAAAAGAAACCGGCCGCCAAGAAGCCAGCCCCTCCCAAGTCAGGCGCCAGCGCCGCCGATATCCTGGCCGCCGCGCGAGGTCAAAAAGGGGACGCGCCCGCCAAGCCAGCCCCCAAGAAGACAGCCGCTAGTACGAGCACGGCCGATATTCTGGCGGCCGCTCGCGCGAAGAAGGGGGAAAGCCCCGCTGCCAAAGGGGACGAACCAGCCGCCAAGCCGACTAGCACCGCCGACATCTTGGCCGCCGCCCGGGCCAAAAAGTCGACAGACCCACCGGCCAACAAGATGGGTGCATCCGACAAACCGGCCGCCGGCCCGATGAGTACCGCCGATATCCTGGCAGCGGCTCGGGCCAAGAAGTCGGACGCCGCGCCGGCCGAAAAGCCTGCCAGTGACGCGATGAGCACGGCAGACATCTTGGCGGCAGCCCGCGCGAAAAAGGGCGAATCCGGCGAAGCCCCGAAAGCCCCGCCTGCCGAGAAACCTGCCGCCGGTCCGATGAGCACCGCCGATATTCTGGCCGCTGCCCGCGGAAAAAAAACGGCGGAGAGCGAACCTGCAGCCAAGCCGTCGGCTCCTGCTGCGATGAGTACCGCCGACATTTTGGCGGCAGCCCGGGCCAAGAAGTCGGAACCGGAAACGCCTCCGCCCGCGGCAGAACCGCCGCCGGCCAAGAGCGAGCAGCCAGGCCAAGGCTCATTGCCGACAACAACGGACGAGATCCTCGCCTGGTGTCGCCAGCATGACGCGTCATAG
- a CDS encoding coiled-coil domain-containing protein has translation MNLIGKIFTVLIFVMSFVFMAFSVAVYATHKNWKEQAQTLTTTNQTLTARRTELETKLAETTQMLEQERAARRYALSAVQVRASQLERQLSTLQASLDQKVKELDQKGAALDQASKVAVSAEQRNTELENKLQTAQQNRDAMFANVVSTSDRVQQLQTNEERLKEREQQLAVQVGNMNRVLNANGLTEFTNVDGIPPKLDGRITAVGANNFVEVSLGKDDGISVGNTLDIFRGDQYLGRVIIKKVSPDRSVGEIQREYRKGEVKKGDYVSTKLG, from the coding sequence ATGAACCTCATCGGCAAGATCTTCACGGTACTCATTTTCGTGATGAGCTTTGTGTTCATGGCGTTCTCGGTCGCGGTGTACGCCACGCACAAAAACTGGAAGGAACAGGCCCAGACGCTGACCACCACCAACCAGACGCTGACGGCCCGTCGGACCGAACTGGAAACGAAGCTGGCCGAAACGACCCAGATGCTGGAACAAGAACGGGCCGCCCGTCGCTATGCGTTGTCGGCCGTTCAGGTCCGCGCTTCGCAACTAGAACGTCAGCTCTCCACCTTGCAGGCCTCGCTGGATCAAAAGGTGAAGGAACTGGATCAGAAGGGCGCCGCGCTCGACCAAGCCAGCAAAGTCGCCGTTTCGGCCGAACAACGAAACACCGAGCTGGAAAACAAGCTGCAAACCGCCCAGCAAAATCGTGACGCAATGTTCGCCAACGTCGTCTCCACCAGCGATCGCGTCCAACAACTGCAAACCAACGAAGAACGCTTGAAAGAGCGTGAACAACAGTTGGCCGTTCAGGTTGGGAACATGAACCGCGTTCTGAACGCCAACGGCCTGACCGAATTCACCAACGTCGACGGCATTCCGCCGAAGTTGGATGGTCGCATCACCGCCGTCGGCGCCAACAACTTCGTCGAAGTTTCGCTCGGCAAGGATGACGGCATCAGCGTCGGCAACACCCTCGACATCTTCCGTGGCGACCAATATCTCGGACGCGTTATCATCAAGAAAGTGAGCCCGGATCGCTCGGTGGGAGAAATCCAACGCGAGTATCGTAAGGGCGAAGTTAAGAAGGGCGATTATGTCTCCACAAAGCTCGGGTAA
- a CDS encoding ribbon-helix-helix domain-containing protein, whose protein sequence is MSDELSPVQQKFVESQVAKGAFASTDKVVDAALQLLSERELE, encoded by the coding sequence GTGTCGGACGAATTGTCGCCGGTACAGCAGAAATTTGTCGAAAGCCAAGTCGCCAAGGGAGCTTTCGCGTCGACCGATAAAGTCGTCGATGCCGCACTTCAGTTGCTAAGCGAACGTGAACTTGAGTAA
- a CDS encoding molybdopterin molybdotransferase MoeA yields MISITEALQLIDQHAAQLPPQQVAALTAIGCLLAEEVASDVDSPPHDKAMMDGYAVVAADLASGVAELEVIEEITAGNMPTKAVARSQAARIMTGAPIPSGADAVVMIEQTQPLENNRVRIEATGIATGKNIMPKASSLACGVTVLPSGKRLRALEVGVLAEVGRSEVSVVPRPRVAVLSTGDELVDVTEKPGPGRIRNSNGPMLLAQIAAAGGVAENLGIARDVREELTEKIACGLEADILVLSGGVSAGVLDLVPSVLAQQQVTQVFHKVHLKPGKPIWFGKRDVDGKTTLVFGLPGNPVGSLVCFELFVRRAIGILAGLTSNELQSAEVTLAETFTHRGDRPTMFPARWADATQQTALPLAWKGSADLAAMASADLLLQFRAGDAEYRAGDRLAGLIL; encoded by the coding sequence ATGATCTCCATCACCGAAGCGCTGCAGCTGATCGATCAACACGCTGCGCAGCTACCGCCGCAGCAAGTGGCGGCGCTCACAGCGATTGGTTGTCTGCTGGCGGAAGAAGTTGCCAGCGACGTCGACTCGCCCCCGCACGACAAAGCGATGATGGACGGTTACGCCGTCGTCGCCGCCGACCTGGCCAGCGGCGTCGCCGAGTTGGAGGTAATCGAAGAAATCACCGCCGGCAACATGCCAACCAAAGCAGTCGCGCGATCGCAGGCAGCCCGAATCATGACCGGCGCCCCGATCCCCAGCGGCGCCGACGCCGTCGTGATGATCGAACAGACGCAGCCTCTAGAGAACAACCGCGTCCGGATCGAAGCGACCGGGATCGCCACCGGCAAAAACATCATGCCGAAAGCGAGTTCCCTGGCTTGCGGCGTCACCGTCTTGCCGAGCGGCAAGCGCCTGCGAGCGCTGGAAGTCGGCGTCTTGGCCGAGGTCGGACGAAGCGAAGTCTCCGTCGTTCCCCGACCCCGCGTCGCGGTATTGTCGACCGGCGACGAATTGGTCGACGTGACCGAGAAGCCGGGCCCGGGGCGCATTCGCAACAGCAATGGGCCGATGCTGTTGGCGCAGATCGCCGCAGCCGGCGGAGTTGCTGAAAACCTGGGGATTGCCCGCGACGTCCGCGAAGAGCTGACCGAGAAGATCGCCTGCGGACTAGAGGCCGATATCCTGGTTCTTTCCGGCGGGGTCTCGGCCGGCGTGCTCGACCTGGTTCCTTCAGTGCTGGCCCAGCAGCAGGTTACGCAGGTCTTCCATAAAGTCCACCTGAAACCTGGAAAACCAATCTGGTTCGGCAAGCGCGACGTCGACGGTAAGACAACGCTCGTCTTTGGTTTGCCGGGCAATCCGGTCGGCAGCTTGGTCTGCTTTGAACTGTTCGTGCGACGGGCGATCGGAATACTGGCCGGACTAACTTCCAACGAATTGCAATCGGCCGAGGTCACGCTGGCCGAGACGTTCACCCATCGCGGCGACCGTCCCACCATGTTTCCCGCACGTTGGGCGGACGCCACACAACAGACGGCGCTGCCGCTTGCCTGGAAGGGTTCGGCCGATTTGGCCGCCATGGCGTCGGCCGATCTTCTGCTCCAATTTCGGGCGGGGGACGCCGAATACCGGGCGGGGGATCGTCTGGCAGGTCTGATCCTGTAG
- the lnt gene encoding apolipoprotein N-acyltransferase — protein sequence MNDPDPTCAPNSASPMSLRCVAGWSLFSAIALYLAFPPVGWWPLAWIAPVGWLTLVRVERLPRRAGLTIYASGAIFWLALLYGVGNSHWATRVGGWPVLCGYLAVYTPLFVFTCRTAVHRFRIPLTLAAPICWVGWEFVRAHFATGFAVGLLGHSQAGQLPLIQISNLVGAYGVSLVVIAISASLVDAGALDRWIRPQPTSPAIGYRLAMLIATALLVLLSLEYGRRQLAQVEPAAEESLRAALIQGSIDTSFDDPTQPERTFEQYVKLTDQATRDQDDLDIILWPETTMGNHPLIEVGDVVPVPPDAPITAEQYRERLLLYREEFQLMVDELANRRWQTPLLLGTSTLRYGEQGMQVFNSGLYVPLDQAQQVRYDKTHPVMFGEYVPLGDIFPWIYQLMPMGGGLTPGAGPVAIDVGDKVRLIPCICFENTVPHLVRRHVVVTADPTKTEILVTLTNDGWFWGSSVLDLHLICGQFRSAELRKPMLIAANTGFSASIDRNGRLLEVGPRQQTKVMVVDVPLSTAPPTFYQQWGDLLAGACGSLTLLLMGVGLVLAWRNRSATSPSGGSDPQ from the coding sequence GTGAACGATCCAGACCCTACCTGCGCTCCCAACTCTGCATCACCGATGTCGCTGCGGTGCGTCGCCGGCTGGAGTCTGTTCAGTGCGATCGCACTCTACCTAGCGTTTCCGCCGGTCGGCTGGTGGCCGCTGGCCTGGATTGCTCCGGTTGGTTGGTTAACGCTCGTGCGGGTCGAACGCTTGCCCCGTCGCGCCGGCTTAACGATTTACGCGTCGGGCGCCATTTTTTGGCTGGCGTTGTTGTATGGCGTGGGCAACTCACACTGGGCGACGCGGGTCGGCGGCTGGCCGGTTCTCTGCGGCTATCTAGCGGTCTACACGCCGCTGTTCGTTTTCACTTGCCGCACCGCCGTCCATCGCTTTCGGATCCCGCTGACGTTGGCCGCCCCCATTTGCTGGGTTGGCTGGGAGTTTGTTCGCGCCCACTTTGCGACTGGGTTCGCTGTTGGTTTGCTCGGCCATTCCCAGGCAGGGCAGTTGCCGCTGATTCAGATCTCCAATCTAGTTGGGGCCTATGGCGTCAGCCTGGTCGTCATCGCGATCAGCGCTTCGCTGGTCGATGCTGGCGCGCTCGATCGCTGGATCCGGCCACAACCAACTTCGCCGGCGATCGGTTACCGCTTGGCGATGCTGATCGCGACGGCGCTGCTGGTGCTGCTCTCGCTGGAATATGGTCGTCGCCAACTTGCCCAAGTCGAGCCAGCGGCGGAAGAGTCGCTGCGGGCGGCGCTGATCCAGGGTTCGATCGACACTTCGTTTGACGATCCAACGCAGCCAGAGCGAACCTTCGAGCAATACGTCAAACTGACCGATCAGGCCACCCGCGACCAGGACGATCTCGACATCATCCTCTGGCCCGAAACGACCATGGGTAATCACCCGCTGATCGAAGTCGGTGACGTCGTCCCAGTTCCGCCAGACGCGCCAATCACGGCCGAGCAATATCGGGAACGGCTGCTGCTGTATCGCGAGGAATTCCAGTTGATGGTCGATGAGTTGGCCAATCGCCGCTGGCAGACGCCGCTGCTGCTGGGAACGTCCACTTTGCGGTACGGAGAGCAGGGAATGCAGGTCTTCAACTCCGGACTCTATGTGCCGCTCGACCAGGCGCAGCAAGTGCGCTACGACAAGACGCATCCGGTAATGTTTGGCGAGTACGTGCCGCTGGGGGACATCTTCCCCTGGATCTACCAACTGATGCCGATGGGCGGGGGCCTCACCCCAGGCGCCGGACCGGTGGCGATCGACGTGGGAGACAAGGTACGGCTGATTCCCTGCATCTGTTTTGAAAACACCGTGCCGCATCTGGTTCGTCGGCACGTGGTCGTGACGGCTGATCCGACCAAGACCGAGATTCTGGTCACGCTGACCAATGACGGCTGGTTTTGGGGATCGAGCGTGCTGGATCTCCATCTGATCTGCGGGCAGTTCCGCTCGGCCGAACTTCGCAAACCGATGCTGATCGCGGCGAATACCGGATTTTCGGCTTCTATCGATCGTAACGGTCGTCTGCTGGAGGTTGGACCGCGGCAGCAGACCAAGGTGATGGTCGTCGACGTTCCCCTTTCCACCGCCCCTCCCACCTTTTATCAACAATGGGGAGATCTGTTGGCAGGCGCCTGCGGTAGCCTGACGCTCCTTCTGATGGGGGTTGGCCTGGTTCTGGCCTGGCGAAACCGAAGCGCGACCAGTCCTTCTGGCGGGTCCGATCCGCAATAA
- a CDS encoding anthranilate synthase component II produces MILLIDNYDSFTYNLVQRLGEIDPELDLRVVRNDKITVEQIEEFGPSHLIVSPGPCTPTEAGISVESIQRLAGKLPILGVCLGHQSMGQAFGGVIVRAERLMHGKTDEIHHDDRGLFAGMPNPFIATRYHSLVIRPDTLPEGFEVTAWSFLPNGEKEIMGIRHREWPMEGLQFHPESFLSQTGTQMLERFLKMTSPQTA; encoded by the coding sequence ATGATCCTGTTGATCGACAACTACGATTCGTTCACCTACAACCTGGTCCAGCGGTTGGGTGAAATCGACCCCGAACTCGATCTCCGCGTCGTCCGCAACGACAAGATCACCGTCGAACAAATCGAAGAGTTCGGCCCGAGCCATCTGATCGTCTCTCCTGGACCTTGTACGCCGACTGAAGCCGGCATCTCGGTCGAGTCAATCCAGCGGCTGGCCGGCAAGTTGCCGATCTTGGGAGTCTGTCTGGGGCATCAATCGATGGGCCAGGCCTTTGGCGGCGTAATCGTGCGGGCCGAGCGGCTGATGCACGGCAAGACCGACGAAATTCATCACGACGACCGCGGGCTGTTCGCCGGCATGCCCAACCCGTTCATCGCGACTCGGTATCACAGCCTGGTGATTCGCCCGGACACGCTGCCGGAAGGCTTCGAGGTCACGGCCTGGAGCTTTCTCCCCAATGGCGAAAAAGAGATCATGGGAATCCGTCACCGCGAGTGGCCGATGGAAGGGCTACAGTTTCATCCCGAAAGCTTCCTCAGCCAGACCGGTACGCAGATGCTCGAGCGTTTTCTGAAAATGACCTCTCCGCAAACGGCCTAG
- a CDS encoding rod shape-determining protein, with product MIRLSRENLAIDLGPANTIICRGDEGVVLDQPTAAAVQTATGRILHNGVAVGRLAQALRDRTPSEVSIAYPLAHGKVADPALCQAMMRQFLAKSQARRSFLGPRVVCTVPSGATMVERAALVAAIRGAGAASVGLILRSVAAAIGGGSPVLEATAACVCEIGSTQTDIAATCLGEVLAERRLPIGGVTLDQAIVDTIRADFNLRIGRSQAETIRLEYGAAFPRDEELAIEIHGSDGITGAPRTAQITTQQLREAIQKPLAEIASGIRELMQPLAAELAGDLAQQGVLLCGGISLTPGIASYFSQTTGVPCRVASMPREAAALGAAIVAGDSDRWRGILL from the coding sequence ATGATTCGGCTCTCGCGAGAAAACCTGGCGATCGACCTGGGCCCGGCCAATACGATCATCTGCCGCGGTGACGAAGGGGTCGTGCTCGACCAACCGACCGCCGCCGCCGTCCAAACCGCCACCGGCCGAATCTTGCACAACGGAGTCGCCGTCGGGCGACTCGCTCAAGCGCTGCGCGATCGGACGCCGAGCGAAGTCTCGATCGCCTATCCGCTAGCACATGGCAAAGTGGCCGATCCGGCTCTCTGCCAGGCGATGATGCGCCAGTTTTTGGCCAAGAGCCAGGCGCGGCGTTCGTTTCTCGGCCCCAGAGTCGTCTGCACCGTTCCCAGCGGCGCGACGATGGTCGAACGGGCAGCCTTGGTCGCCGCGATCCGTGGGGCCGGCGCGGCTTCGGTTGGCTTGATCTTGCGCAGCGTGGCGGCGGCGATTGGCGGCGGTTCGCCGGTGCTGGAAGCGACGGCCGCTTGCGTCTGCGAGATCGGCTCGACGCAAACCGACATCGCGGCCACCTGCTTGGGCGAAGTGTTGGCCGAACGCCGTCTGCCAATCGGCGGCGTCACGCTCGACCAGGCGATCGTCGATACGATTCGGGCCGATTTCAATCTGCGGATCGGTCGCAGCCAGGCCGAGACGATTCGCCTAGAGTATGGCGCCGCGTTTCCGCGCGACGAAGAGTTGGCGATCGAAATCCATGGCAGCGACGGCATCACCGGCGCTCCACGCACCGCCCAAATCACAACGCAACAACTGCGCGAAGCGATTCAGAAACCATTGGCGGAAATCGCATCGGGTATCCGCGAATTAATGCAGCCGCTAGCAGCGGAACTCGCCGGCGATCTGGCGCAACAAGGCGTGTTGCTCTGCGGAGGCATTTCCTTGACGCCGGGGATCGCTTCCTACTTCTCGCAAACGACGGGAGTTCCGTGCCGCGTCGCCAGCATGCCGCGCGAAGCGGCGGCGTTAGGCGCTGCGATCGTCGCCGGCGATTCGGATCGGTGGCGCGGAATTTTGCTTTAG
- a CDS encoding ester cyclase: protein MDQIKALARRWFEEVWNDRRDKAIQELAAEDAVAHLESGVLVNGADIFKAFRDNLVAALPDLRICVEDVMAEGNEAVVRWTFIGNHRGDGFGFKPTGREIHARGLTWFRFENGKIVEGWDSWNQSAMFQRMIGDDPAAEVAFRKL, encoded by the coding sequence ATGGATCAGATCAAGGCGCTCGCACGTCGGTGGTTTGAAGAAGTTTGGAACGATCGCCGCGACAAAGCGATTCAGGAGTTGGCCGCCGAAGATGCGGTGGCCCATCTGGAATCGGGCGTCTTGGTCAACGGCGCCGACATCTTCAAAGCGTTTCGTGACAATCTTGTAGCGGCCTTGCCCGACCTGCGAATCTGCGTCGAAGACGTCATGGCCGAAGGAAACGAGGCGGTCGTGCGGTGGACGTTCATCGGCAACCATCGTGGTGATGGTTTCGGCTTCAAGCCGACGGGGCGCGAGATTCATGCCCGTGGGCTGACTTGGTTTCGCTTTGAGAACGGCAAAATCGTCGAAGGCTGGGATAGCTGGAATCAGAGCGCGATGTTTCAGCGGATGATCGGCGATGACCCGGCGGCGGAAGTGGCGTTTCGCAAGCTCTAA